ATTCTTGAAATCTGAATGCAAAAGGTTATGATGGCTTGCTGATATGAATGTAAAAAAATTTGCTGGTTTTTCCATCGAAGTCTCTGTGTGAAAATTATCAATACCAGGTTTAATTATGTGAACATGCATAGTGAAAATTTTCAGTGCTTGCTGAAGCATATCAATAATGAGAAATGCACTTGTACATATATAAGGAGATACATTAAAATCAAGCAAGCTGTCCTGATCAACTAATAGTTTTCCTGCTACTGCAGATGCCTCCCATATTCTCTTGCTACCATCTTCATTCAACTATTCTTCAGCACCTGACCAAGTAGTATCTCTAGAAATAGTAAATCAAGTTAGACCATGGAAGCCAAGAACATTGCATAGCTCCTATACCATTCccttgaaaaaaaagaatataacaATATCCAGTATCCAGTACATGTGTATGCTTGTaagaaaaaatatcatataGGAGAAGACATAAGGTCTTGTTCAAGGATTACCTCATAGGAAGGACATGAAGCTCCTTCCCAATCACCGTTTTCACCTATGGCAAGAGGAAATGCAGGAGAACGAACAAGTTCAACAAAGAGAATCGCAAGAGTCATGGATTAGTGCGCTCGGAGGACACACGATCTGATAGATGAGGGGATAGGAAAACCAATCGTGAGGGGGGTTTTTGCAAAATGCCAGGGCAAGAGGCGGGcgctttttttgcaaaattaccTCACCTGAACACTAGCCTTTGGATCTAGATTGGAGGGGCCTGATTGTGTGTGTGCATGAGTGCACCAGATtcgtgaattttttttaaaaataatattattttaatggaaaatcgcaaaattaTAGGTCGGCTAGACGAAATCGCAATTTTAGCGCCCTGTCGAACTGGGGCAGTTCGATAGGTACCCCTGTCGAACTGGGGCAGTTCGACAGGCCCTAGTTCGACAGGCTAGttgtccaagaaaaaaaataaaaaagtacttGCTACAGTACCCGATAGGGACGTATCGAACAGGGGGAGTTCGATAGGGCGCGTGGCATGGACGTATCGAACAGCGGGAGTTCGATAGGCAGCGTCGCTACAGTGTCGCTACagtgttttccctttttttatgttattttaTTACCTGTCGAACTGTACCCTATCGAACTGGGGCAGTTCGACAGGTACCCTTTCGAACTGCCTCCGTTCGACAGGGTGCTAAACTTGCGATTTCGTCTAACTGACCTAtaattttgcgattttccattaaaataatattatttccaaaaaaaactccCAGATTCGTTGCCGGTTATCTTTCCTAGCAGCATAACGTGACATAAGCATACATGACATCAATCAGGGAATCCCATCTTGCGTCACACTTCCATTTCACCTTCATGCTTTCCACAGCTTTGGTTTCTTACCTTTTTCGATTTCGTCGTTCACTGTTGTTAGTCAAGGTGACCTTTCACTGTTGCTTTGCTTGTGATGCGTAGTACAAGAGCTCATACTTTTGTTTCGTTAGTGCTGGTGGTACATGGTGCACCTCCTATCTTTAAGACCTTTTTAGCCAAAGGAATCACCTTGGGACCGTGCAAACAATCAATCAATGCTGTAGTATTTACCAATGTCGAATTCCTTCGTTTCCAAGTAAGCTCTAATGGTGTATACTACACAGAGTCAAACCTTGAGCTCTTAAATCATTAATAGATTCAGAAAGTTATTAAAAATCCAATATATAGATAAAATTATTAGatttatttacttttatatagttatattcttaataactttataaaaatataattagaacAATAATGATGATACGTATATATTGGGACTGCTCCATTCGTTTCATAAAAATACAAGGTTAGTATGGGATGTGACATATTAGGCCATTCCTAACCCAATAATTAGGAtgatgtccatagcattaaataagttgttaCCTAGAATGAAACATGATGTGGCAATGacaaaagagaaggaaaccaggTCTTGCGTGAGACATAGTTTCTATACAACATTTaaaacatcatgtgagataagtagcattaaatttaagtatgaaagagtggtgtttgcattgagAAAGTAGTGTCTAGGGAGTACTAGTTTTTAATAATATGGAGTTTATGAAAACCATGTCTAGTGTTTTGGGTTGGAACTGGTATTATGTACTAGATTTTTCTAATAAgaatatgtttttatttttttaaattctttttGGAAGTTGCAACTTTATAGAAGTTTACTATATTACTGTAGCCATGGCCTTCTACATAAGCAACGGAAGACTCCACTACTCAGTCCTCACCTCGGTAGCTAATACTACTTTACTTTATTACTGTCGTTTTGGTTTGCTTAGCAGAATATGGTTGGCGTGAGCGAGTTCGTCGGCGGCCTGCTCAACTCCGCCAAGAGCGCGGTGGCGGCCGTGGCCTccaccgtggcggcggcggccaagccGGGCCTCGCCGCGGGGGTCGGCTTCGTGAAGGAGCAGGGCGTGGGGAAGTCGGCGCTGGCCgtcggcggggccgccgtggccgcctaCTTCCTCTGGCCCACGGCGGCAGTCGGCGGCGCCATCATGAAcgcgccgggcgccgccggctACGTCATCTCCCGCGCGGCGTTCCTGGCGAACCCCAAGCTCTACTTCCACCTCCTGCGCACGGTGGGCGCcaaggcggccgccgccgctttcctgtAGGGAAGAAATggtatccgccgccgccgacgtccgcCGCTCGCTGGCGTTGGCTTGCTGGTTCGTGTGTGGCGTTTGGTTGAGTGAGTAATCGCCTTGCTAATTAAGGAGGGATTTGTGATGGAGTTCATGCTTAGATTACTCTTGTTTGGCTGTGAATCTGTGTGGGCTAGTAATTCACGGTGTTTAGGCGACGTGGTTATATGCTAGTACATCCATGGTCATGTGTAATAAGGTGCCGTGTAATAAGTTTTTGTGGTAATTAAGTATGTTGCCGTTTAAACTTATGTAGGAATTTAACATGTCTAAACCCTATTATCCAAACAAATATCCCTTGGAACACAGGGTACTTGAAGAAATTTTGgaaatcctacaaaattccttTGAATtattattccaaaaaaaatcatttgaattGGCTTGAAACATAAAAGAAATTTAGAGCCTCTTTGAAGTAAATGATTTACAGAGGAATTTCATATAATTGaaattttatagaattttttttatttggcctTTTGATTAAAAGGATTTGAGTTTTCCAAACCATATATATACAATTCCTATAGAATATTGGTCTATATTGCACATCCAGTAAATTCAAAGGTGACTGAAAATTCCAACGATTTCAGGCAGGACAATCCGCTAATACGAGTATTGGCATGCAAAGATGGTCGTTCTCGATCTTGAGGGTCGGCCGATGGCGGACTTGAACGTTGCTCTACGCGCCTTTCTTGCCAGCTGCTCTAGGCCTCTGCCGGCCTGCCCCCTGCGTTGCTCCCACTGGACCCGCCTCCGTCGCCTGCCATCGCGGCCATGGGGAAGTGCCGAGCCACAGCGAGAGGATTGCGGCCAAACTCGCGCTCGACGGCCCGAGTCATACGGTCTCGTGTGCGCAGCACAATCTGATATGCAAGCTTGGGTTGGTGTCTAAGGAGGGTCCTGTGTAAATCGAGGCGGAGGGTCCTGTGTAAATCGAGACGGTTGCGGCTTACAACGTCATCGCCCTATCTTCGCTCTTCTCCAGCTCCCTGCCTAGATGCAGGCCGGAGTGTAGTGGGTTTCCATACCCATCCCTCCCTCGTGGTAggagttttctttttctgtagCTAACCGTTTATGtatttgttttttgtttcttttttttcttggccCCTGACAACGGCTTTCTGACCGTTTGTGTTGTGTAACTAAATTATGCCATCTTCTTATAATATATTAACGTGCAAATTTTTTGCGTTCGTAAAAAATATTGTATGCAAAGCCACGTCCATTTGAATTTGCCGTGGCtgacatgtcattgactcagcTACAACCCTCATCCGTTTAAACCTCACAATAAAACTAGTACCACTAGAACATTAATCAAGGATCAATTACCGGAGTATCgtttcatcttcttcaccgTAAAAACTAGCTACCGACTCCCCTGCTCTGCCTTCCTTCAATTCTCAGTTCTCACCTCCCCAACTCTTTCCCTTCCCGAGATAATTAAGCAACAAATGCACAAGGCTCGCCAGCTAGTACCAAGACTAGACTTGTGTACTACTCATATAAATATACTCTCTTCGttacttttgatagttatattttatcttggcacacaAACCAAGGATAAGTACATTCCCAATCCAATAAataggatggtgtccatagcaattaaataagttgccacctaggaaaaaaaatgacgtggcaagtgaataaatgaggaaagataAGGAAACTATATCtagcatgagacatggtttctacataACATCCAAggcatcatgtgagataagtagcattaaattgaagtatggaatagtggtgtttgcattggaagagtagtgtctagtactagtttcttgatgatgtggagtttatggaaaccatgtctagtgttatgggttAGGACTGCcctaagtaattctacttatcatctatttaaatatgctactagtcattcatCGCAAACAAACGATTCatcaatatttacatttctcgatgtccatgtagccaatcttgtatggaagaatgaagagtcatgcattaaattcgagaaaatcattaagatgataggttgttgaattgaaatatgcctatcaaaaatattttttttaaatttagaaatatgactatcacgAGTAGATAGAGGGAGTTGTATACTATATACATACGTACTTCTATCCATCCTGGTCGTCCATACTCTCCATCTACTTTTCCGTACAGTCCACTTAAAAGCctgcacgcgaaaatcgatttttccgtaCGGTTCTCTTAAGTCGACAGCACGGGATAACGAGGATTATCCCGTGCAGTCGGGTTAAGACGTGCGGGCAATAGCCCGGTGCTCGTCCCCccatttttccatgcggtttCAGTTTCGGACCGCATGGAAACAAAATGGGTGGTGTCCAGGAAAATCTATCATGTAGTACTCCCtacgttccataatataaggcacaactacttttttggatgttccataatataaggcatgcatgcatgcatacaattaaTTAGAACCTCTTCTCcgttaaattattacttttttaatccTCTACCATCAAGacctctaattctattggatgcatgtattatactccctccatctatttttgatagtcatatttctaaatctgaaaaatttatttttgataggcatatttcaatccaacaacctatcatcttaattactttctcggatttaatgtgtgactcttcattcttctacacaagattggctacataggcatcgagaaatataaatattaatgaatcatttgtttacgaggaatgactagtagcatgtttaaatggatgataagtagaattatttatccttggtctgtgtgccaagatgaaatatgactatcaaaagtagatggagtgAGTATTTATTATGGTGATTCAAACtagaagatgataataattgtttcttggtctttgggttaagagtggctgtgtcttatattttagaacggaggaaaTAGTCTTCAAATATGTCGTTTAACTCGAGCACATAAGTAGGTGCCTGTTTTCTTAGGGGGACTTGTCCTTTTTTTACATAGTAATTTGCTTGCGTTCTTAGCTTAGTCGagtgctagtttatttttctgAAGAAACACAAGACAAAATTAAAGCTCTGACTTATTTCATTATCTTTTCGAGTTACTTATGGAGCTGTCAGTTAATACCTAATTTGCTTGCGTTCTTAGCTTAGTTCAGCTCGTTGTCAAAATCAATCTCACTAAGATTTGACATTGCCAAATATTGGCACACTTTGGTGTCATCAAAGTTGGTATTGTTGAATGTTTTCAGTTTGtaacttaccaaattttgaaagTTCTCTTATTGGAAGAAACTTTTAGaaatatcaaaatttggtaaggtgaCAATGAAGAAGAGTGTTTAGTTTAtggtattactccctccatctacttttgatagtcatattttcaaatctaaaaattttatttttgataggcatatttcaatccaacaacctatcatcttaatgatttttttaaatttaatgcgtgactctccattcttcaacacatgattggctacatgggtattgagaaatgtaaatattaatgaatcgcttgtttacgaggaatgactagtagcatatttaaatagatgataagtagaattatttatccttggtctgtgtgtcaagatgaaatatgactatcaaaagtagatggagagagtaccaAATTTGATAACATAAAAAATGATAAGGTTAAAAGTGGTAATAAACTGAACAAGCATTTATATTGACCAAGGTGGCACGATGGAACGGACTAATTAAGG
The window above is part of the Oryza sativa Japonica Group chromosome 7, ASM3414082v1 genome. Proteins encoded here:
- the LOC4343852 gene encoding protein EGG APPARATUS-1, with amino-acid sequence MVGVSEFVGGLLNSAKSAVAAVASTVAAAAKPGLAAGVGFVKEQGVGKSALAVGGAAVAAYFLWPTAAVGGAIMNAPGAAGYVISRAAFLANPKLYFHLLRTVGAKAAAAAFL